One Nerophis lumbriciformis linkage group LG19, RoL_Nlum_v2.1, whole genome shotgun sequence DNA segment encodes these proteins:
- the LOC133618708 gene encoding alanine aminotransferase 2-like isoform X1, producing MSVLQENFKQTEMTTMTEHACRIKEMLRQGVEKPYKYVIDVSWGDPHITGVKPLTFVRQVLAACFYPQLMDGDKLPVDVKQRAQKLLSWCEGNSVGSYTNTPGITEIIHCVAHFITQRDGGVPSDPDNIWIHSGSQWSLANMLRMLVNSEGSPRSGVLVPVPCYSTTPLSAEFLGAVVVPYFLDEEHGWELQIEELHRALESAQQVCKPVALYVINPGNPTGHIQSRGSMQEVIRFVLEKQLFLLADEVYQNCIFAENTEFVSYKKVLTDMGPSFSDTLELASFHSASKGFLGECGLRGGYVELVNIDPPAMKFIQVLFNTSGCPPVAGQIALQLMADPPKPGEPSYPLYTNEIRHLSSTWLGNVKKVEKVLNQLEGFNCQPIKGGAFAFPRVHLSSKAIQKAKEVEMEPDTFYCVKLLEDAGVLVSPGCMYGQKEGIYHIRFCILTPEDTMEELLRRLSGFHLQFMKDFS from the exons ATGTCAGTCCTGCAGGAGAATTTCAAGCAAACTGAGATGACAACTATGACAGAACACGCGTGTCGCATCAAGGAGATGCTCAGACAG GGAGTGGAGAAGCCATACAAATATGTCATCGACGTTTCCTGGGGTGACCCACACATCACGGGAGTGAAGCCTCTCACTTTTGTCAGACAA GTTCTTGCTGCTTGTTTCTATCCTCAACTAATGGACGGCGACAAACTTCCCGTGGATGTCAAACAGCGTGCACAGAAGCTGCTAAGCTGGTGTGAGGGCAACTCTGTAG GCTCGTATACAAACACACCTGGTATCACCGAAATCATCCACTGTGTCGCTCACTTCATCACCCAAAGAGACGGCGGCGTTCCATCTGACCCAGACAACATATGGATCCATTCCGGCTCTCAGTGGTCACTCGCG AACATGCTCAGGATGTTGGTGAACAGCGAAGGGTCACCCAGGAGTGGCGTGCTGGTGCCAGTGCCGTGCTACAGCACCACCCCCTTGTCTGCGGAGTTTCTCGGGGCCGTGGTGGTCCCTTACTTCCTGGATGAGGAGCACGGCTGGGAGCTGCAGATAGAGGAGCTGCATCGAGCGCTGGAGTCTGCCCAACAAGTCTGCAAACCTGTGGCTTTGTATGTCATCAACCCGGGGAATCCTACAG GTCACATCCAAAGCAGGGGATCCATGCAAGAGGTCATCAGGTTTGTTTTGGAGAAGCAGCTTTTCCTTCTCGCAGATGAG GTCTACCAGAACTGCATCTTTGCAGAAAACACAGAGTTTGTCTCCTATAAGAAGGTTCTAACCGACATGGGTCCTTCTTTTTCCGACACTCTTGAACTGGCCTCCTTCCACTCGGCTTCTAAAGGCTTCCTGGGGGA GTGTGGTCTTCGTGGAGGATATGTGGAGCTTGTAAACATTGACCCTCCTGCCATGAAATTCATCCAGGTGCTCTTCAATACTAGCGGCTGTCCTCCAGTGGCGGGTCAGATTGCCCTGCAGCTGATGGCAGACCCGCCTAAGCCTGGAGAGCCCTCCTACCCTCTTTACACTAAT GAGATCAGACACCTAAGCAGCACCTGGCTTGGTAACGTGAAGAAAGTGGAGAAGGTTCTAAACCAGCTGGAAGGTTTCAACTGCCAGCCCATAAAAGGAGGAGCATTTGCTTTCCCCAGAGTGCATCTATCATCAAAAGCCATCCAGAAAGCCAAG GAAGTAGAGATGGAACCTGACACGTTCTACTGTGTAAAACTGTTAGAGGACGCCGGCGTGTTAGTTAGTCCAGGATGTATGTACGGACAAAAAGAAGGCATCTATCATATTAG ATTTTGCATCCTGACCCCTGAAGACACAATGGAGGAACTTCTGAGACGCCTGAGTGGCTTTCACTTACAGTTCATGAAGGACTTTTCATga
- the LOC133618708 gene encoding alanine aminotransferase 2-like isoform X2, whose translation MSVLQENFKQTEMTTMTEHACRIKEMLRQGVEKPYKYVIDVSWGDPHITGVKPLTFVRQVLAACFYPQLMDGDKLPVDVKQRAQKLLSWCEGNSVGSYTNTPGITEIIHCVAHFITQRDGGVPSDPDNIWIHSGSQWSLANMLRMLVNSEGSPRSGVLVPVPCYSTTPLSAEFLGAVVVPYFLDEEHGWELQIEELHRALESAQQVCKPVALYVINPGNPTGHIQSRGSMQEVIRFVLEKQLFLLADEVYQNCIFAENTEFVSYKKVLTDMGPSFSDTLELASFHSASKGFLGECGLRGGYVELVNIDPPAMKFIQVLFNTSGCPPVAGQIALQLMADPPKPGEPSYPLYTNEIRHLSSTWLGNVKKVEKVLNQLEGFNCQPIKGGAFAFPRVHLSSKAIQKAKILHPDP comes from the exons ATGTCAGTCCTGCAGGAGAATTTCAAGCAAACTGAGATGACAACTATGACAGAACACGCGTGTCGCATCAAGGAGATGCTCAGACAG GGAGTGGAGAAGCCATACAAATATGTCATCGACGTTTCCTGGGGTGACCCACACATCACGGGAGTGAAGCCTCTCACTTTTGTCAGACAA GTTCTTGCTGCTTGTTTCTATCCTCAACTAATGGACGGCGACAAACTTCCCGTGGATGTCAAACAGCGTGCACAGAAGCTGCTAAGCTGGTGTGAGGGCAACTCTGTAG GCTCGTATACAAACACACCTGGTATCACCGAAATCATCCACTGTGTCGCTCACTTCATCACCCAAAGAGACGGCGGCGTTCCATCTGACCCAGACAACATATGGATCCATTCCGGCTCTCAGTGGTCACTCGCG AACATGCTCAGGATGTTGGTGAACAGCGAAGGGTCACCCAGGAGTGGCGTGCTGGTGCCAGTGCCGTGCTACAGCACCACCCCCTTGTCTGCGGAGTTTCTCGGGGCCGTGGTGGTCCCTTACTTCCTGGATGAGGAGCACGGCTGGGAGCTGCAGATAGAGGAGCTGCATCGAGCGCTGGAGTCTGCCCAACAAGTCTGCAAACCTGTGGCTTTGTATGTCATCAACCCGGGGAATCCTACAG GTCACATCCAAAGCAGGGGATCCATGCAAGAGGTCATCAGGTTTGTTTTGGAGAAGCAGCTTTTCCTTCTCGCAGATGAG GTCTACCAGAACTGCATCTTTGCAGAAAACACAGAGTTTGTCTCCTATAAGAAGGTTCTAACCGACATGGGTCCTTCTTTTTCCGACACTCTTGAACTGGCCTCCTTCCACTCGGCTTCTAAAGGCTTCCTGGGGGA GTGTGGTCTTCGTGGAGGATATGTGGAGCTTGTAAACATTGACCCTCCTGCCATGAAATTCATCCAGGTGCTCTTCAATACTAGCGGCTGTCCTCCAGTGGCGGGTCAGATTGCCCTGCAGCTGATGGCAGACCCGCCTAAGCCTGGAGAGCCCTCCTACCCTCTTTACACTAAT GAGATCAGACACCTAAGCAGCACCTGGCTTGGTAACGTGAAGAAAGTGGAGAAGGTTCTAAACCAGCTGGAAGGTTTCAACTGCCAGCCCATAAAAGGAGGAGCATTTGCTTTCCCCAGAGTGCATCTATCATCAAAAGCCATCCAGAAAGCCAAG ATTTTGCATCCTGACCCCTGA